In one Brevibacillus composti genomic region, the following are encoded:
- a CDS encoding peptidase → MTNWHALIREQIAKERSAAVELLQEWVREPSVQGEERSIQEKIAARLHAMGMDVDMWVMEGEELLRHPYFVSPRTDFSASPNVVGVWKGTGGGRSLILNGHVDVVPAGDPAQWTHDPFSGEIVDGKLYGRGSTDMKGGNLSSLLAIQVLKALGVRLKGDVIFQSVVEEESGGAGTLATILRGYKADAALIPEPTNMKIFPKQQGSMWFRLQVKGRSAHGGTRYEGVSAIEKSMQVVYAIAKLEKERNERITDPLYAKLPIPIPINIGVIEGGKWPSSVADLVKLEGRMGVAPGEQMEDAKREMAEALADLAKQDPWFAEHPVELEWFGARWVPGDVGEDHPLMEILQQQFLQVKGERAVVEASPWGTDGGLLTALADTPAIIVGPGTTAIAHYPNESVELDAVFQCAEIFALTMMEWCGVEEA, encoded by the coding sequence ATGACGAACTGGCATGCGCTGATACGGGAACAAATCGCCAAGGAACGCTCTGCTGCCGTGGAGCTATTGCAGGAATGGGTTCGCGAACCCAGCGTGCAGGGGGAGGAGCGTTCGATCCAGGAAAAAATCGCCGCCAGGCTGCACGCGATGGGCATGGACGTGGACATGTGGGTGATGGAGGGAGAAGAACTGCTCCGGCATCCCTACTTTGTCTCTCCGCGCACGGATTTTTCCGCAAGTCCCAACGTCGTCGGGGTGTGGAAAGGAACCGGCGGGGGGCGCTCCCTGATCTTGAATGGTCACGTCGACGTAGTCCCTGCAGGCGATCCTGCCCAGTGGACACATGATCCATTCAGCGGCGAGATCGTGGATGGCAAGCTGTACGGGCGAGGCTCCACCGATATGAAAGGGGGCAATCTCTCCTCGCTGCTCGCGATCCAGGTGCTGAAAGCCCTGGGCGTCCGTTTGAAGGGAGATGTCATCTTTCAAAGCGTCGTGGAGGAGGAGAGCGGCGGAGCAGGGACACTGGCGACCATTTTGCGCGGCTACAAGGCGGATGCGGCACTGATCCCCGAGCCGACCAACATGAAGATTTTCCCCAAGCAGCAAGGATCGATGTGGTTCCGGCTGCAGGTGAAGGGGAGATCGGCCCATGGCGGCACCCGGTACGAAGGCGTGAGCGCGATCGAAAAGAGCATGCAGGTGGTCTACGCCATCGCCAAGCTGGAAAAAGAGCGGAATGAGCGAATCACCGATCCCCTGTACGCCAAGCTGCCTATCCCGATCCCGATCAATATCGGCGTGATCGAAGGGGGGAAATGGCCCTCCTCTGTCGCGGATCTGGTCAAACTGGAGGGGCGCATGGGCGTCGCGCCGGGCGAGCAGATGGAAGACGCCAAGCGGGAAATGGCGGAGGCCCTCGCTGACCTGGCGAAGCAAGATCCCTGGTTCGCGGAGCATCCGGTCGAGCTGGAGTGGTTCGGTGCGCGCTGGGTGCCCGGAGATGTGGGAGAGGATCATCCGCTGATGGAGATCTTGCAGCAGCAGTTCCTTCAGGTAAAAGGGGAGCGGGCCGTGGTCGAGGCGTCTCCATGGGGGACGGACGGCGGTCTTTTGACGGCGCTGGCCGATACCCCGGCCATTATCGTCGGGCCCGGCACGACGGCGATTGCCCACT
- a CDS encoding 3-oxoacid CoA-transferase subunit B yields the protein MGVGEVKETESFREKIARRAAQEVEDGMIINLGIGIPTLVADFIPKEKNVLFHAENGILGTGPSPAKGEENPMLCNAGGFPVTLATGASFFDSATAFAIIRRGLLDMTILGVLEVSQRGDIANWIVPGKRVPGMGGAMELAQKAKKVMVLTTHLDKNGRSKIVRECSLPLTAVGAADLIITDMAVLEVCEDGLYLREVMYPYSVADVIGATEAELKIDKEVRVFR from the coding sequence ATGGGCGTGGGAGAAGTAAAGGAGACGGAGAGCTTCCGTGAAAAAATCGCCAGAAGAGCCGCACAAGAGGTAGAGGACGGGATGATCATCAATCTGGGGATCGGCATTCCCACATTGGTGGCTGACTTTATCCCCAAGGAGAAAAACGTCCTGTTCCACGCCGAAAACGGCATTCTCGGCACAGGTCCAAGCCCGGCAAAGGGCGAGGAAAATCCAATGCTTTGCAACGCGGGCGGTTTTCCCGTAACGCTGGCGACCGGCGCCTCGTTTTTTGACAGCGCCACCGCGTTTGCCATTATCCGCAGAGGCCTTTTGGACATGACCATTCTCGGCGTCCTGGAGGTAAGCCAGCGCGGAGATATCGCGAACTGGATCGTGCCGGGCAAAAGAGTGCCGGGCATGGGCGGTGCGATGGAGCTGGCCCAGAAAGCGAAAAAAGTGATGGTCCTGACCACCCATCTCGATAAAAACGGACGCTCCAAGATCGTGCGCGAATGCTCCTTGCCCCTTACTGCAGTAGGGGCAGCCGATCTGATCATTACGGACATGGCAGTGCTGGAAGTCTGCGAAGATGGTCTATATCTGCGCGAAGTCATGTATCCCTATAGTGTGGCCGACGTGATTGGTGCGACGGAAGCGGAATTGAAGATCGACAAAGAGGTCAGAGTTTTCCGATAA
- a CDS encoding CoA transferase subunit A encodes MAHGFDKVVSIEEALRHFHDGMTLLAGGFGGVGNPPTLIQGILDKGIKDITLISNDTAFPHIGIGKLVTERRVRKVIASHIGSNPNAGAQMTAGELEVEFCPQGILAERVRAGGVGLGGILSDIGIGTIAEKGKEKVLVNGKEYLLETPLTAEVAIVHAKKADRFGNLVYDTSARNFNPLVAMAGDITIVEADEIVEVGELDPEEIVTPGVFVQYIVKSEGVNWRWAWEK; translated from the coding sequence ATGGCACACGGATTTGACAAAGTGGTATCGATCGAAGAAGCGCTGCGTCATTTTCATGACGGGATGACGCTCCTGGCGGGAGGCTTCGGCGGGGTAGGCAATCCGCCTACCCTGATCCAGGGCATCCTGGACAAAGGGATAAAAGACATTACGCTGATCAGCAACGACACGGCCTTTCCCCATATCGGCATCGGCAAGCTGGTTACGGAGCGGCGCGTGCGGAAAGTGATCGCATCCCATATCGGCTCCAATCCCAACGCCGGCGCACAGATGACTGCGGGCGAGCTGGAAGTGGAGTTCTGCCCACAGGGGATTCTCGCCGAGCGGGTGCGTGCGGGCGGCGTAGGGCTGGGCGGCATTCTCTCGGACATCGGCATCGGCACCATCGCGGAAAAAGGCAAGGAGAAGGTGCTGGTCAACGGTAAGGAATACTTGCTGGAGACGCCGCTGACCGCCGAAGTGGCGATCGTGCACGCGAAAAAGGCGGATCGCTTCGGCAATCTGGTCTACGACACCAGCGCGCGCAACTTTAACCCCTTGGTGGCGATGGCCGGCGATATCACCATCGTCGAAGCGGACGAGATCGTCGAGGTCGGGGAGCTGGATCCGGAGGAGATCGTGACGCCGGGCGTCTTTGTCCAGTACATTGTGAAGAGCGAGGGGGTGAACTGGCGATGGGCGTGGGAGAAGTAA
- a CDS encoding aspartate aminotransferase family protein, with translation MQRSYVIKPELGKEYARVSHGKGIYLYDVSGKRYIDGSSGAVTASIGHGIEEIADVMREQALKVSFAYRSHFSSDAVEELGAKLADWAPGELNWSFFVNSGSEATETAQKIAIQYWQEKGRPTKTRMISRWMSYHGITMGALSMSGHVLRRKRFVPLLADYPVISPPYPYRRPEGMSLEDYAMHCAGELETAILRIGPDQIAAFIAEPVIGASGGAVVPPDGYFQRIREICDRYDVLFIADEVMTGIGRTGAKFGVDHWGVKPDLMTLGKGMSAGYTPMAATMATDELIDTITRGSGLIMAGHTYSANPQSAAVSLAVLRYVEAHNLVEKAAVQGAYLQKKLQELADESPIIGEARGLGLLCGLEFVKDKQTKEPFPLSMGVAARVIAKAFESGLLVYPASGGLDGVAGDAIIISPPLTITTEEIDELMDLLKKAVQQVQEEVRQEVRT, from the coding sequence ATGCAAAGAAGCTATGTCATAAAACCTGAGCTGGGCAAAGAGTATGCCCGCGTATCGCACGGCAAGGGGATTTATTTATACGATGTGTCCGGAAAGCGCTATATCGACGGCAGTTCCGGCGCGGTGACGGCCAGCATCGGCCACGGCATCGAAGAAATTGCCGATGTCATGCGGGAGCAGGCGCTAAAGGTGTCATTTGCCTACCGTTCCCATTTCAGCAGCGACGCCGTAGAGGAGCTGGGAGCCAAGCTGGCTGACTGGGCTCCGGGCGAGCTCAATTGGAGCTTTTTTGTCAACAGCGGATCAGAGGCGACGGAAACCGCCCAAAAGATCGCCATTCAATACTGGCAGGAGAAGGGGCGTCCGACCAAGACCAGAATGATTTCGCGCTGGATGAGCTACCACGGCATCACGATGGGGGCCCTGTCCATGTCCGGACATGTGCTGAGACGCAAGCGGTTTGTTCCACTGCTGGCCGATTATCCGGTCATCTCGCCGCCTTATCCGTACCGCAGGCCGGAGGGGATGTCGCTGGAAGATTACGCGATGCACTGTGCAGGTGAGCTGGAGACGGCCATCCTCCGCATCGGGCCCGACCAGATCGCCGCTTTTATCGCGGAGCCGGTCATCGGAGCATCCGGCGGCGCAGTTGTCCCGCCAGACGGGTATTTTCAGCGGATTCGCGAAATCTGCGATCGCTACGATGTCCTGTTCATCGCCGATGAAGTGATGACCGGAATCGGCCGTACCGGGGCCAAGTTCGGCGTGGATCACTGGGGCGTGAAACCGGACCTGATGACGCTGGGCAAAGGGATGAGCGCCGGCTATACGCCGATGGCCGCCACGATGGCGACCGACGAGCTGATCGATACCATCACGCGCGGCTCCGGCCTGATCATGGCGGGCCACACCTACAGCGCCAACCCGCAGTCAGCCGCAGTATCACTGGCCGTCCTGCGCTATGTGGAAGCCCATAATCTCGTGGAAAAAGCGGCTGTTCAAGGCGCCTATCTTCAGAAAAAACTGCAGGAGCTGGCGGATGAGTCTCCGATCATCGGAGAGGCGCGCGGCCTGGGATTGCTCTGCGGACTCGAATTCGTCAAAGACAAACAGACCAAAGAGCCGTTTCCTCTGTCCATGGGAGTGGCCGCCAGAGTCATTGCCAAAGCCTTTGAGAGCGGCCTGTTGGTCTATCCCGCAAGCGGCGGGCTGGACGGTGTAGCGGGCGACGCGATTATCATTTCGCCTCCGCTGACGATCACGACCGAAGAGATCGACGAGCTGATGGATCTGCTGAAGAAAGCGGTGCAGCAGGTTCAAGAAGAAGTGAGACAAGAAGTACGGACCTGA
- a CDS encoding PucR family transcriptional regulator produces the protein MTITIREALQLPDMVHIRLVGGAGGIDTPIRWVTIVEVLEDVGRLQEGEFLITTGFGLADNEKRRASLIPALAERKLSGIAFHTGFYLREIPPDLIEQADRYQLPLMEIPVELNFSTITKAILQPIINRQFETLAYSQAIHTQMIEAALSRGGLPAIVDKLAALTGGRVSLTDALGFKVYGQQEGDDASHAEKRQEQERVQTHSVEIRAHREMFGSLRLSKPQSEWKELDDVALQHAATLCAMEYIKENAVAATEWRLKGDFVEELLSGKEIPQAELESRCRMLGYPLTGSHLVAAIQVDETPERPGSMLHQTCITLMKRLFDPHKRSFLLRERPSSLLFIVPHDPVSLQLLEQFAARWDRLEHGGALRLALSSPRGSLTELKDAAEEASFALQAYPLLAQSPALLSYQQMRGYQFLFPYHQHPERLEALWRPLLDALLGYDSKHHHQLLETLDMYLKHNGNGLKTAQALYIHRHTLTYRLAQIREKTGFDLDDAHQRWQLQLALMARRLQEMLYPETM, from the coding sequence ATGACGATTACGATCCGTGAAGCGCTGCAACTCCCGGACATGGTCCATATACGCCTGGTCGGCGGAGCCGGCGGGATTGATACGCCGATCCGCTGGGTGACGATCGTCGAGGTGCTGGAGGATGTAGGACGGCTGCAAGAAGGAGAATTTTTGATCACGACCGGATTCGGCCTCGCGGATAATGAGAAGCGGCGCGCTTCGCTGATCCCTGCTCTGGCCGAACGGAAGCTGAGCGGCATCGCTTTCCACACCGGCTTCTATCTGCGGGAGATCCCCCCCGACCTGATCGAGCAGGCGGATAGGTACCAGCTGCCGCTCATGGAAATTCCTGTTGAACTGAACTTTTCGACAATTACCAAGGCAATCCTGCAACCGATCATCAATCGACAGTTCGAAACGCTTGCCTATTCGCAGGCGATCCATACCCAGATGATTGAAGCGGCCCTCTCCCGGGGCGGTCTGCCCGCGATCGTCGACAAGCTGGCCGCATTGACCGGCGGACGCGTCTCGCTGACCGACGCCCTCGGCTTCAAGGTGTACGGCCAGCAGGAGGGAGACGATGCTTCTCACGCGGAAAAGCGGCAGGAGCAGGAGCGCGTGCAGACCCACTCCGTCGAGATCCGTGCCCATCGGGAAATGTTCGGCTCCCTCCGTCTGTCCAAGCCGCAAAGCGAGTGGAAAGAGCTGGATGACGTGGCCCTGCAACACGCGGCCACCCTGTGTGCGATGGAGTACATCAAGGAAAATGCCGTAGCCGCCACAGAATGGCGGCTGAAAGGTGATTTTGTGGAGGAACTGCTCAGCGGCAAAGAGATTCCGCAAGCCGAGTTGGAAAGCCGCTGCCGCATGCTGGGCTATCCGCTGACGGGCTCCCATTTGGTCGCCGCCATCCAGGTCGACGAGACGCCGGAGCGGCCGGGCTCTATGCTGCACCAGACCTGCATCACGCTGATGAAGCGCCTGTTCGACCCGCACAAGCGATCCTTTTTGCTTCGGGAGAGGCCGTCCTCGCTCTTGTTCATCGTGCCCCATGATCCGGTCAGCCTGCAGCTGCTGGAGCAGTTTGCCGCCCGCTGGGACAGGCTGGAGCATGGAGGAGCGCTGCGCCTCGCCCTGAGCAGTCCGCGCGGAAGCCTGACCGAGCTCAAGGATGCGGCAGAAGAGGCCAGCTTTGCCCTGCAGGCTTATCCCCTTTTGGCGCAATCTCCCGCGCTGCTCTCCTATCAGCAGATGCGCGGCTACCAGTTTCTTTTCCCGTACCACCAGCATCCGGAACGGCTGGAGGCCCTCTGGCGGCCGCTGCTCGACGCTCTGCTCGGCTATGATTCCAAGCATCATCATCAGCTTTTGGAGACGCTGGACATGTACCTTAAGCACAACGGAAACGGACTCAAGACCGCGCAGGCACTCTATATCCACCGCCATACGCTGACCTACCGGCTGGCGCAGATCAGGGAAAAGACCGGCTTCGATCTGGACGACGCCCACCAGCGCTGGCAGCTGCAGCTCGCGCTGATGGCCCGCCGGCTCCAGGAAATGCTCTATCCGGAAACGATGTGA
- the ablB gene encoding putative beta-lysine N-acetyltransferase, with product MLDVSGMIAAGDFVIDDRNKRIKIHQYDAEEMESLHESMLKAAQQSEASKLIVYAKKCDIPAWERIGYRLEGTIDGFFRGEHAHMMACFLTAERAESKNRQQAEEILQLSLSKAGSGGPKPLPEGYTLRAAAEADAPELARLYKTVFPTYPTPMDDPAYVRKTMQESTYYLVAEREGKIACAASAEVTERFGSAELTDCATHPDHAGIGLLQPIFSALETKMEEMGIYYLYTLTRALSAGMNITAAKHGYQYRGRLVNNCTIYSGYEDMNIWVKSLRPTRE from the coding sequence ATGCTGGATGTATCAGGAATGATCGCAGCAGGAGATTTTGTCATCGACGATCGCAACAAACGAATAAAGATCCATCAATACGACGCCGAGGAGATGGAGTCGCTCCATGAATCGATGCTGAAAGCGGCGCAACAGTCCGAGGCGAGCAAATTGATCGTATATGCAAAAAAGTGCGATATCCCCGCATGGGAGCGCATCGGATACCGCTTGGAGGGGACGATCGACGGTTTTTTCCGGGGAGAACATGCTCATATGATGGCGTGCTTCCTGACAGCGGAACGGGCCGAATCGAAAAACCGCCAACAGGCGGAGGAGATCCTGCAGCTCAGTCTGTCTAAGGCTGGAAGCGGCGGCCCCAAGCCGCTGCCGGAAGGGTACACGCTGCGAGCGGCTGCCGAAGCGGACGCTCCCGAGCTGGCCCGCTTGTACAAAACCGTTTTTCCGACGTATCCGACTCCGATGGACGATCCCGCCTATGTGCGCAAAACGATGCAGGAGTCCACTTATTACCTGGTGGCGGAGCGCGAGGGAAAAATCGCCTGTGCCGCTTCTGCCGAGGTGACGGAGCGATTTGGCTCGGCGGAGCTGACTGACTGCGCCACGCATCCCGATCATGCGGGAATCGGCTTGCTTCAGCCAATTTTTTCCGCCTTGGAGACAAAAATGGAGGAGATGGGGATCTACTATCTCTACACGCTGACTCGCGCCCTGTCGGCCGGAATGAATATAACGGCGGCGAAGCACGGGTATCAGTACAGAGGCCGCCTGGTCAATAACTGCACGATTTACTCCGGTTACGAGGATATGAACATCTGGGTAAAGTCTCTGCGGCCCACCCGGGAGTAA
- a CDS encoding glycerophosphodiester phosphodiesterase, producing the protein MGQDLVKREEEALVIPLIYAHRGASGRHPENTMEAFHAARKRRADGIELDVQLSQDDKVVVIHDHRLERTTNGSGAIRDHTWEQLKKLRADKGHGHPQRNRPRRIPSLREVLHTFAPTSLRFCIELKNFFHPQPHLEESVIELIHRYDLAERTVVSSFNFNSLLTVKKLDPRIKTGLLYVGPLQHPWEVGAQYQADELHVPEDQLSPSLVAEAQANGFRVLGWTLDSASRIQAAAQMGVDGIITNYPGRARKALAQLAP; encoded by the coding sequence ATGGGTCAAGATCTGGTGAAACGGGAGGAGGAAGCTCTGGTGATCCCTCTGATCTATGCTCACCGCGGTGCTTCCGGTCGCCATCCGGAAAATACCATGGAGGCTTTTCACGCCGCACGGAAACGCCGTGCAGACGGAATCGAACTGGACGTTCAGCTGAGCCAGGACGACAAGGTGGTGGTCATCCATGATCACCGTCTGGAGAGGACGACGAACGGGTCTGGAGCGATTCGCGATCACACCTGGGAACAGCTGAAGAAGCTGCGTGCCGACAAAGGGCACGGACACCCCCAGCGGAATCGACCGCGTCGCATTCCCTCCCTCCGCGAGGTGCTGCACACGTTCGCGCCGACTTCCCTGCGTTTTTGCATTGAGCTGAAAAACTTTTTTCACCCCCAGCCGCATCTCGAGGAATCTGTCATCGAGCTGATTCACCGGTACGATCTGGCGGAGCGCACCGTCGTTTCTTCGTTTAACTTTAACAGCCTGCTTACGGTAAAAAAGCTGGATCCCCGGATCAAGACTGGCCTGTTGTACGTCGGTCCGCTGCAGCACCCCTGGGAGGTGGGGGCGCAGTATCAAGCGGATGAGCTGCATGTGCCCGAGGATCAGCTGAGTCCGTCTCTGGTTGCGGAGGCGCAGGCGAACGGATTTCGCGTGCTCGGCTGGACACTGGACTCTGCTTCCCGCATACAGGCTGCCGCGCAAATGGGGGTAGACGGCATCATCACCAATTATCCGGGGAGAGCCCGAAAAGCATTGGCGCAGCTTGCTCCGTAG
- a CDS encoding TIGR01212 family radical SAM protein (This family includes YhcC from E. coli K-12, an uncharacterized radical SAM protein.) — protein MNVRTTPLEVPQLWGDKRYHTWNYHLRQTFQEKIFKVPLDGGFSCPNRDGSVATGGCTFCSARGSGDFAGDRRMDLERQFHDVKNRMHQKWPHAKYLGFFQAYTNTYAPVEELREMYEVVLMQEGVVGLSIATRPDCLPDDVVEYLAELNERTYLWVELGLQTIHERTAQLINRAHDYQCYLDGVEKLRKHNIRVCSHIIYGLPGETHEDMMETAKAVAHLDVQGIKIHLLHLLRKTPMVKQYEAGLLEFLTQEEYTKLVADTLEILPPEMIVHRVTGDGPPDLLIGPMWSRKKWEVLNGIDAELVRRNSWQGKHYTPCR, from the coding sequence ATGAATGTACGGACGACACCGTTGGAAGTCCCCCAGTTGTGGGGGGATAAACGTTATCATACATGGAACTACCATCTTCGCCAGACGTTTCAGGAAAAGATCTTTAAAGTGCCTCTGGACGGGGGCTTCAGCTGCCCGAACCGGGACGGGAGCGTCGCGACCGGGGGCTGCACATTTTGCAGCGCCAGGGGGTCGGGCGATTTCGCCGGAGATCGGCGCATGGATCTGGAGCGGCAGTTCCACGATGTGAAGAACCGCATGCATCAGAAGTGGCCCCATGCCAAATACCTCGGCTTTTTCCAGGCCTACACCAATACGTATGCGCCTGTGGAAGAGCTGCGCGAGATGTACGAGGTGGTCCTAATGCAGGAGGGGGTCGTCGGGCTGTCGATTGCGACCAGACCGGACTGCTTGCCGGACGACGTCGTGGAATATCTGGCGGAGTTGAATGAGCGCACCTACCTCTGGGTGGAGCTGGGACTGCAGACGATCCATGAACGCACCGCTCAACTGATCAACCGCGCGCATGACTACCAGTGCTACCTGGATGGCGTGGAAAAGCTGCGCAAGCATAATATCCGCGTATGCTCCCATATCATTTACGGATTGCCGGGAGAAACGCACGAGGACATGATGGAGACCGCGAAGGCCGTAGCCCATCTGGATGTGCAGGGGATCAAAATTCACCTGCTCCATCTGCTTCGCAAAACGCCGATGGTCAAGCAGTATGAAGCGGGATTGCTGGAATTTTTGACACAGGAAGAATACACCAAGCTCGTGGCGGATACCCTGGAAATCCTGCCGCCGGAAATGATCGTGCACCGCGTCACCGGCGATGGACCTCCTGACCTGTTGATCGGGCCGATGTGGAGCCGCAAAAAATGGGAAGTCCTGAACGGCATTGACGCCGAGCTGGTGCGGCGAAACAGCTGGCAAGGGAAGCACTATACGCCTTGCCGGTAA
- a CDS encoding glycosyltransferase family 2 protein: MSVLREIIEGLFIGFTTTVGVVGTYQTLVSSAGLFRKKEQVTHEPQKTFAVLVAAHNESAVIAPLIENLKKLDYPREMYDIFVICDNCTDNTAEIVREHGAYACERFDSSKRGKGYGIEWMLEKLWMMPKQYDAVVMFDADNLVEKNFLQVMNDRLCKGARVIQGYLDSKNPFDSWITLSYAVTYWFTNRMWQLARHNLGLPNTLGGTGLCIESNLLKEMGWGATSLTEDLEFATRCIERGIYPTWAHDTKVWDEKPIDLKASMRQRLRWMQGHYDVAGRYIGSVLKNGLLKGKLGMLDAAFYLFQPMYVLMVSMMSFLFMGRFFEIDLFMPVATLLPTWLIYGTTAVFYLLPLLALYLDKVPWKGYLGLLLLPFFFLTWLPIMFYAFFTKKNQTWSHTSHTRAIRIEEIQQ; this comes from the coding sequence ATGAGTGTATTAAGAGAGATCATTGAGGGATTGTTCATCGGATTTACCACTACGGTTGGTGTCGTCGGTACGTACCAGACATTGGTGTCGAGTGCAGGGCTGTTCCGCAAAAAGGAGCAGGTCACGCATGAACCGCAGAAAACATTTGCCGTATTGGTTGCAGCACACAATGAGAGTGCCGTAATCGCGCCGCTCATTGAAAATTTGAAAAAACTGGATTACCCCCGCGAGATGTACGACATCTTTGTCATTTGCGACAATTGCACCGACAACACAGCGGAGATCGTACGGGAGCACGGTGCATACGCATGCGAGCGTTTCGACTCCTCCAAGCGCGGGAAAGGTTATGGCATCGAATGGATGTTGGAAAAACTGTGGATGATGCCGAAACAGTACGATGCTGTCGTCATGTTTGACGCAGATAATCTGGTTGAGAAAAACTTTCTGCAAGTGATGAATGACCGCTTGTGCAAAGGTGCTCGCGTCATTCAAGGGTATTTGGATTCGAAAAACCCGTTTGATTCGTGGATAACGCTTTCGTATGCCGTAACGTACTGGTTTACAAACCGGATGTGGCAGTTGGCCCGCCATAATTTGGGGCTGCCGAACACGCTGGGCGGCACGGGGCTTTGCATCGAGAGCAATTTGCTGAAAGAGATGGGCTGGGGCGCTACCAGCTTGACGGAGGACCTGGAGTTTGCCACCCGTTGTATCGAGCGGGGGATCTATCCGACATGGGCTCATGATACAAAGGTATGGGATGAGAAGCCGATTGATCTGAAGGCTTCCATGCGCCAGCGGTTGCGCTGGATGCAGGGCCATTACGACGTCGCCGGCCGCTACATCGGATCGGTGCTGAAAAACGGCCTGCTGAAAGGGAAGCTGGGGATGCTGGATGCGGCATTCTACCTCTTCCAGCCGATGTATGTGTTGATGGTGTCGATGATGTCCTTTCTCTTCATGGGCCGCTTTTTTGAGATCGACCTGTTTATGCCGGTAGCGACGCTGTTGCCGACCTGGCTGATCTACGGCACGACAGCGGTCTTTTATCTGCTGCCGCTGCTCGCGCTCTATCTGGATAAGGTGCCATGGAAAGGATATCTGGGGCTGCTGCTCCTGCCCTTCTTTTTCCTAACGTGGCTGCCGATCATGTTTTATGCCTTCTTCACGAAAAAGAACCAGACATGGAGCCATACCTCGCACACACGTGCCATCCGGATCGAAGAAATTCAACAATAG